The following are encoded together in the Tribolium castaneum strain GA2 chromosome 3, icTriCast1.1, whole genome shotgun sequence genome:
- the LOC663681 gene encoding uncharacterized protein LOC663681: MEHEIGDTINCYLSLIEILEQLESHFINGGTKHYQLVRQKLANCCQKIDIIITLETNNADFLVSLFQQRHQLTFLLEITEKLIQTEPTINQPLDEIATKSIETPRVRGLNEIIGLYEIKKTLKSLVILPKTQPQLFKNRTICNSILLYGPPGTGKTRLAHALAAEATATFYSISAGDVLSPYVGQTEKTIKALFQHLKNGCEFSILFIDEIDAFCRKRSGSEHEYTRRIKTELMCQLSGIENCKNFIIVCATNCPWDLDCAILRRFQKRIYVPLPSQIERLEFFKFFTRNIHFEGSNGDWTTLLEKTEGFSGSDLNDLVQTALNIPLKELEDTKIWKCSDDGFYEPVMGEQDLSKVVCSELQDLPSNSIKERSVQMNDFLIAADSVKSTVSPNDVRKYENFCGI, from the exons atggAACATGAAATCGGTGATACAATTAATTGTTACTTATCACTAATTGAAAT ACTCGAACAACTGGAATCTCACTTTATAAATGGAGGGACAAAACATTATCAATTGGTTCGTCAAAAACTGGCAAATTGTTGCCAAAAAATCGACATTATTATCACTTTAGAAACAAATAACGCCGATTTTCTT GTGTCGCTGTTTCAACAAAGACACCAGCTCACTTTCCTGCTTGAAATCACTGAGAAACTAATTCAGACAGAACCAACAATCAATCAACCACTCGACGAAATCGCAACCAAAAGTATCGAAACACCAAGAGTTCGAGGTCTTAATGAAATAATCGGTCTCTATGAAATCAAAAAAACCTTGAAATCGCTTGTTATCCTCCCAAAAACACAGCCCCAATTATTTAAGAATCGTACGATTTGTAACAGTATTTTACTATATGGCCCCCCGGGAACGGGGAAAACACGCCTCGCGCACGCTCTGGCGGCGGAGGCCACCGCCACTTTTTACTCGATTTCGGCTGGGGATGTCTTATCTCCTTACGTGGGACAAACGGAAAA aACGATCAAGGCTTTATTccaacatttgaaaaatggttgCGAATTCAGTATACTTTTCATTGACGAAATTGATGCGTTTTGTCGCAAACGAAGCGGCAGTGAACATGAATACACTAGAAG GATCAAGACTGAACTAATGTGCCAATTATCGGGCATTGAAAACTGCAAGAACTTTATTATAGTCTGTGCTACAAACTGTCCCTGGGACCTGGATTGTGCCATTTTGAGACGCTTCCAGAAGCGTATTTACGTGCCTTTGCCCAGTCAAATCGAACGATtggagttttttaaattttttacaagaaatattCATTTTGAGGGCAGTAATGGTGATTGGACAACACTACTTGAAAAAACCGAGGGTTTTTCTGGTTCGGACTTGAACGATTTGGTCCAAACAGCCCTAAATATCCCGCTGAAAGAATTGGAAGATACGAAAATTTGGAAATGCAGTGatgatggtttttatgaacCAGTGATGGGAGAACAGGATTTGTCCAAAGTGGTTTGTTCCGAATTGCAAGACTTGCCTTCAAATTCGATCAAGGAAAGAAGTGTTCAAATGAACGATTTTCTGATAGCTGCAGATTCAGTTAAAAGCACCGTCAGTCCTAATGATGttagaaaatatgaaaatttttgtggGATTTAG